A window of Planctomycetaceae bacterium contains these coding sequences:
- a CDS encoding protein kinase has translation MTDALDNSALMFRQMTEGDADSTTELFERYLTRLCRLARTRMSARLQQRIDPEDVVMSAWRSFFIRSREGKFCISESGQIWSLLATITLRKLYRSAAHHNAERRSMARECGGLVDTKSVDLIVSESPSPEEAVAMADEVEALLAALPARLRRVVELRLQGELIDAIARETELSERTVRRILDGITEQLTIRQAESGTSTIRVLAGNSQTKEISQYSLQTQPALRKSTSETSGPTPVKYSDFILERLIGRGGMGKVFQARLRSTNELLAVKFLHRRFQFNEAMSARLLNEARVGQQIQNDGILCSRSVGQTPSGIWYLVMPYVKHTTLARILMTAPPNLSAAIQWMKQLVEAMLAVHSAGVVHCDLKPDNVLISENNMALVSDFGLCHRAGMHCEDEIVGTVFWMAPEQIDPVFGDISHQTDVYGLGAVLHAMLTTKPPFSGDRPADVFSQIVSAPPWIQMLAYPKELAKHETDTFISLRKLCLQCLHKHPKARINLPALRLRLMEIEEQNG, from the coding sequence ATGACCGATGCACTGGACAATTCAGCGCTGATGTTTCGTCAGATGACCGAAGGAGACGCGGATTCAACGACGGAACTGTTTGAGCGCTATCTGACGCGACTCTGTCGGCTCGCACGAACCAGAATGTCCGCACGACTGCAACAGCGAATCGATCCGGAAGATGTCGTGATGTCTGCCTGGCGCAGCTTCTTTATTCGCTCAAGAGAAGGAAAGTTCTGCATCAGCGAATCCGGGCAGATTTGGTCCCTTCTGGCTACGATCACGTTGCGAAAACTTTATCGTTCGGCAGCGCATCACAATGCAGAGCGGCGTTCGATGGCCCGCGAGTGTGGTGGATTAGTCGACACCAAATCTGTTGATTTGATCGTCAGTGAATCGCCATCCCCCGAAGAAGCTGTCGCAATGGCTGATGAGGTCGAAGCCTTGCTGGCAGCCCTGCCAGCAAGGCTTCGTCGAGTCGTGGAATTGCGACTGCAGGGAGAACTCATTGACGCGATCGCGAGAGAAACAGAGCTCTCCGAGCGAACGGTTCGACGCATCCTTGATGGCATAACCGAGCAACTCACGATTCGGCAGGCTGAAAGCGGTACCAGCACCATTCGCGTCCTGGCAGGGAATTCGCAAACGAAGGAAATCTCCCAGTACAGCCTGCAGACACAACCAGCTCTCAGGAAAAGTACTTCCGAAACCAGCGGCCCAACACCAGTGAAGTACAGCGACTTTATACTGGAGAGACTCATTGGCCGGGGCGGTATGGGGAAAGTCTTTCAGGCTCGATTGCGTTCGACCAACGAACTACTGGCCGTCAAATTCCTGCATCGTCGCTTTCAGTTCAACGAAGCAATGTCAGCTCGGTTACTCAACGAAGCCCGCGTTGGTCAACAGATACAGAATGATGGCATTCTTTGTTCACGATCTGTTGGACAAACACCCTCAGGGATCTGGTATCTCGTGATGCCGTATGTGAAACATACAACACTGGCCCGCATTCTGATGACAGCACCACCAAACCTTTCGGCGGCCATTCAGTGGATGAAACAACTGGTCGAAGCCATGCTGGCGGTGCATTCTGCGGGAGTCGTCCATTGTGATCTCAAACCCGACAATGTGCTGATCTCTGAGAACAACATGGCCCTGGTTTCAGATTTTGGCCTTTGCCATAGGGCCGGAATGCATTGCGAAGACGAAATTGTCGGTACGGTTTTCTGGATGGCCCCAGAACAGATTGATCCTGTTTTTGGCGACATCAGTCATCAGACGGACGTCTACGGCCTGGGCGCAGTTCTCCATGCAATGCTCACAACGAAACCTCCATTCTCGGGCGACAGACCCGCAGATGTATTCTCGCAGATCGTTTCTGCGCCTCCCTGGATCCAAATGCTGGCTTACCCGAAAGAGTTAGCGAAACACGAAACAGACACATTCATCTCACTCAGAAAACTGTGTCTACAGTGCCTTCACAAACATCCGAAAGCGCGGATCAATCTGCCGGCACTGCGGCTTCGACTGATGGAGATTGAAGAACAAAATGGATGA
- a CDS encoding DUF4259 domain-containing protein encodes MGAWSYKPFANDEAEEFLELLQGADGVSYLASTLKELKLRELDDEDECSRAVAASEVVAAAAGYAVPGLPREIRAFLKEGNFILTPSLHKRAKQVASAILKSSGLADLWADSDKNNAWRRSMQSLVDRLGRPVKEGVSKRRVPEAKEKHVAPKSPGARSRRSSDDAGRISASAMTKGNKPVSLRDVKSILGKLGGGYAGTVHRNKKLHEVSFSTLRKYPGIKDAVRLATLPNVDWFSVGGEKLSAEKLRILQTLIMGWSQLRTLIATGVTGGFAAWICSHAPFMDSLENLELDRTDVTDADLETLKNCSMLREINLSSTRVTIKGLTSLTQVQSLQRVSICNCDQISIADASKFVVRHPGRFDLSFIKNEVAMGMQSSTAQEKSRHLKQNARVISVFEKSRNAGPNRFFGTTFVVEAIPTPVSLQDMANECCVEKLVIGSYYTGEVKGLTGDDFKFLLTAWPDLRELQIAKIPDSEDVLKETISRLKQLRKLELINTPCGDTVLPAIATLKNLVQLELHGTRITGAGLRLLPKLSKLRWLGLVGNPNLKPDDVDKFRELTVGKMWIDFQK; translated from the coding sequence ATGGGGGCATGGTCATACAAACCGTTCGCGAATGACGAGGCGGAGGAGTTTCTGGAATTGCTGCAGGGTGCAGATGGTGTGAGCTATCTGGCTTCGACGCTGAAGGAACTCAAACTTCGTGAACTGGATGACGAAGACGAATGTTCTCGCGCGGTTGCTGCGAGTGAAGTTGTCGCCGCCGCGGCTGGATATGCAGTTCCTGGTCTGCCGCGTGAAATTCGTGCCTTTCTGAAGGAAGGCAACTTCATTTTAACGCCATCGCTGCACAAGCGAGCGAAACAGGTAGCCTCCGCAATTCTGAAGTCGTCAGGACTGGCGGACCTCTGGGCTGACTCGGACAAGAACAACGCGTGGCGACGTTCCATGCAGTCGCTTGTGGACAGACTTGGCAGGCCGGTTAAGGAGGGTGTATCAAAGCGCAGGGTGCCAGAAGCAAAAGAAAAACATGTGGCACCGAAAAGTCCTGGTGCTCGTTCCCGGAGATCCTCCGATGATGCAGGCAGGATCAGCGCATCTGCGATGACAAAAGGCAACAAGCCCGTTTCACTCAGGGATGTGAAGAGCATCCTTGGAAAACTGGGTGGAGGCTATGCCGGAACGGTTCACAGGAACAAAAAACTGCACGAGGTCTCGTTTAGTACGTTGCGGAAGTATCCCGGGATCAAGGATGCTGTGCGTCTTGCAACGCTGCCAAACGTGGATTGGTTCAGCGTGGGCGGAGAAAAACTGTCTGCTGAAAAGCTCCGCATTCTCCAGACGCTTATTATGGGCTGGTCTCAATTGCGAACACTAATTGCCACCGGAGTGACGGGTGGCTTTGCCGCCTGGATCTGCAGCCATGCGCCGTTTATGGATTCGCTGGAGAATCTGGAGCTGGATCGCACCGATGTGACAGACGCAGATCTGGAGACGCTAAAGAACTGTTCCATGCTCAGGGAAATCAATCTGTCAAGCACCCGCGTCACAATCAAAGGTTTGACGTCTCTCACTCAGGTGCAATCGCTGCAGCGAGTGTCGATTTGTAATTGTGATCAGATCTCCATTGCAGATGCATCGAAGTTTGTCGTTCGACATCCAGGCAGATTCGATCTCAGCTTCATCAAGAACGAAGTAGCCATGGGGATGCAGTCCTCGACGGCTCAGGAAAAGTCGAGGCATCTGAAACAGAATGCGAGAGTCATTTCTGTATTCGAAAAATCCAGGAACGCCGGGCCCAATCGCTTCTTCGGCACGACGTTTGTTGTTGAGGCAATCCCGACCCCAGTTTCTTTGCAGGACATGGCGAATGAATGCTGCGTGGAAAAACTTGTCATCGGAAGTTACTACACGGGGGAAGTTAAGGGCTTAACAGGAGACGACTTCAAGTTTCTGCTGACAGCCTGGCCTGATCTGCGCGAACTGCAAATTGCAAAGATTCCGGACAGCGAAGACGTACTAAAGGAAACGATCAGCCGTCTCAAACAGCTTCGAAAGCTGGAATTGATAAACACTCCTTGTGGAGATACCGTTTTGCCAGCGATTGCGACGCTGAAGAACCTTGTTCAACTGGAACTTCACGGAACGCGGATTACTGGTGCTGGATTGCGTCTGCTGCCAAAGCTGTCGAAATTACGCTGGTTGGGTCTGGTCGGCAATCCGAATCTGAAGCCGGACGATGTTGACAAATTCCGCGAACTTACCGTGGGGAAAATGTGGATTGATTTTCAGAAGTGA
- a CDS encoding DUF1552 domain-containing protein codes for MNFLSQSWLIDRRHALRAMGTCISLPFLECMVPLGAEERQTETPRRSAFIYLANGVHSLNYQITTPGKDYEFSRSLKPLEKHRPFITPVSGLHHPGSLGHHHNCIDIWLTGAKIGPSERNTISVDQRMAEVTAQHTRYPSMEIALTQGSLAWTADGVQLPAMRRCSEIFASLFEEPKGGIEAQRRVLRRKASVLDDNLAEVRRLEQQMGSADKGRLDQYLTSVREAEIRTRRADAWLDTPLPQIADADRKRTNRDIPKTQAGDYFRTVYDLIVLAFQTDVTRVATFSLGGEGDAFAIPEIGITESRHQLSHHGGDAGYYGETDQLRYVCD; via the coding sequence ATGAACTTCCTATCCCAATCGTGGCTGATCGACCGTCGGCATGCTCTGCGTGCCATGGGGACCTGCATCTCGCTGCCGTTTCTGGAATGCATGGTTCCGTTGGGTGCGGAGGAGCGGCAAACGGAAACGCCGCGGCGCAGTGCCTTTATCTATCTGGCCAACGGCGTTCATTCGCTGAATTATCAGATCACAACGCCGGGCAAGGACTATGAATTTTCTCGATCGCTCAAGCCACTGGAGAAGCACCGTCCATTCATTACCCCAGTCAGTGGGCTGCATCATCCTGGGAGCCTCGGGCATCACCACAACTGTATCGATATCTGGCTGACCGGCGCGAAGATCGGACCATCGGAACGCAACACAATTTCTGTCGATCAAAGAATGGCGGAAGTCACCGCTCAGCATACGCGGTATCCGTCGATGGAGATTGCCCTGACCCAGGGTTCACTTGCCTGGACCGCCGACGGCGTTCAGTTGCCGGCAATGCGTCGTTGCAGTGAAATCTTTGCTTCATTGTTCGAAGAACCCAAAGGCGGCATCGAAGCCCAGCGAAGAGTCCTGCGCCGCAAAGCGAGTGTGCTCGATGATAACCTGGCCGAAGTCCGTCGGCTCGAACAACAGATGGGATCGGCCGACAAAGGACGGCTCGACCAGTATCTCACTTCGGTACGTGAGGCGGAAATTCGGACGCGGCGAGCCGATGCGTGGCTCGACACTCCGTTGCCGCAGATCGCTGATGCCGACCGCAAACGCACCAATCGCGACATTCCAAAGACGCAGGCGGGTGACTATTTTCGTACGGTTTACGATCTGATCGTGCTGGCCTTTCAAACAGATGTCACACGCGTGGCCACATTCAGTCTGGGCGGTGAAGGAGATGCGTTCGCGATTCCGGAGATCGGCATCACGGAATCACGTCATCAGCTTAGTCACCACGGCGGCGATGCAGGCTACTATGGAGAAACTGACCAATTACGATACGTTTGCGATTGA
- a CDS encoding DUF1501 domain-containing protein, producing the protein MQDSKTHSEILTRRSLIQALGAGTGALGMLAALHGEAVAETRVPHFSGRARRVIHLFMNGGPFQGDTFDPKPHLKNYEGQRPSGADLRTERKTAGILPSPFRFLPAGESGVPVSELLPHTAACIDDICVLRSTYTDNPNHGPALLLMNNGTILPTRPSMGSWLSYGLGSENANLPAYVVLCPGKPVRFSILWTSAFLPGSHQGTYINHQNPVPEQLIPFLRNPSATKDQQRRQVELMARLNRLQLERTGPDSQLEGRIQAMETAFRMQFAATDAFDLQQETKSTREAYGSGHFANGCLLARRLTERGVRFVQVYYGNGQPWDTHNNHNASSRNLCADIDQPIAALLTDLKQRGLLDETLILWSGEFGRTPTSENGDGRDHNHHGFSTWLAGGGVKGGMTWGATDEFGFRAVQDRVHIHDLHATMLHLLGIDHEKLTYRYAGRDFRLTDVAGRVIDQIVS; encoded by the coding sequence ATGCAGGATTCGAAAACACATTCTGAAATCCTGACGCGCCGCAGTCTGATTCAGGCATTGGGTGCTGGCACCGGTGCGCTGGGGATGCTGGCGGCGTTGCACGGTGAGGCGGTTGCGGAAACGCGCGTTCCCCATTTTTCCGGTCGAGCTCGCCGCGTGATTCATTTGTTCATGAACGGTGGACCATTTCAGGGCGACACGTTTGACCCAAAACCTCACTTAAAAAACTACGAAGGGCAGCGTCCATCCGGTGCTGATTTACGAACAGAGCGAAAGACGGCGGGAATCCTGCCATCGCCATTTCGTTTTCTTCCAGCGGGTGAAAGTGGCGTTCCGGTCAGTGAGCTGCTTCCACACACGGCAGCATGTATCGACGACATCTGTGTGCTGAGATCCACCTACACCGACAACCCGAATCATGGCCCGGCGTTGCTGTTAATGAACAACGGGACGATTCTTCCTACACGTCCAAGCATGGGATCCTGGTTGTCCTACGGACTTGGTTCCGAAAATGCCAACCTGCCAGCGTATGTCGTACTTTGTCCTGGTAAGCCGGTTCGATTCTCTATTCTCTGGACGAGTGCTTTCCTTCCGGGATCTCATCAGGGAACGTACATCAATCATCAGAACCCGGTTCCTGAACAGTTAATCCCCTTTCTTCGAAACCCATCCGCCACAAAGGATCAGCAGAGGCGACAGGTTGAACTGATGGCGCGACTCAATCGCCTGCAGCTCGAGCGAACGGGGCCTGACAGCCAGCTTGAAGGACGTATTCAGGCAATGGAAACCGCGTTTCGCATGCAGTTTGCGGCAACCGACGCTTTCGATCTCCAGCAGGAAACGAAATCGACGCGCGAGGCGTATGGAAGCGGGCACTTTGCCAATGGCTGTCTGCTGGCAAGACGTTTGACCGAGCGTGGTGTCCGGTTCGTGCAGGTTTACTACGGCAATGGTCAGCCGTGGGACACACACAACAACCACAATGCCAGTTCAAGAAACCTCTGCGCTGACATCGATCAGCCGATTGCGGCGTTGTTAACAGATCTGAAGCAGCGAGGCCTGCTGGATGAAACTCTGATTCTGTGGAGCGGAGAATTTGGACGCACGCCGACGTCTGAAAATGGAGATGGCCGTGACCACAACCATCATGGATTCTCAACCTGGCTGGCCGGTGGCGGTGTCAAGGGTGGAATGACATGGGGAGCGACCGACGAATTCGGCTTCCGAGCGGTTCAGGATCGCGTTCATATTCATGACCTGCATGCGACGATGCTGCATCTTCTTGGCATCGACCACGAAAAACTAACTTATCGCTACGCCGGGCGCGACTTCCGTTTAACGGATGTTGCCGGCCGTGTGATTGACCAGATTGTCAGTTGA
- a CDS encoding PSD1 and planctomycete cytochrome C domain-containing protein, translated as MNKWKNTKRGCILCTLSMICSAIASGAEKDIRFNRDIKPILSENCFTCHGPDENKRAAGLRLDQFEGATAIAESGDAAIVPGKPEKSALMQRILSADPDLRMPPADTGKQVSSEQVALLQRWIQNGAEYRGHWAFQRPDRPDIPNVESTNHELQVNDSANPIDRFVQQKLAEVGLKHSPEADRIKLIRRVALDLTGLPPTPEQVEAYLSDKSPNAYESMVDRYLTSPAYGERMAISWLDYARYADSNGFQSDGSRDIWAWRDWVIDAYNSNKPFDQFTIEQLAGDMLPDATQEQIIATGFNRNHRLNGEGGRIEAEWFVETVIDRVETTGLTWMGLTLNCCRCHDHKYDPISQREFYQLFAFFNSNDESGVLAPLGKNGENTPPLLTLTTPESEAQLARLHQNLSKAKAMLKDAESQLPKALEVWEQSMADQLNQPDIWQLQSPSKVVSVGGAEFQGLDDGSFLATGKNPPRDTYEIDIPLSDALAEGQSLTGFMLEVIPDERLPNKSLGRGSNGNFVLTDVVAELSAPTLKKPLPLNVSRAAADYEQPSWAATSVITRPVTKGSPQPARKGWAVDGNDPTKRLNRRLMFALAQPVSVPANATLHIQMRHQSPYADHNVGRFRIFVSQVDPSLLAPAGSNLAPEIRAILTTSRSQRTTQQTAALLKFFQSSSASPVGKAEAAVKAAEKQVTDYRESLPTTMVMKERSQPRDAFVLLRGEYDQPAEKVERRLPSFLPPLPEGEPANRLGLARWIVSEDNPLTARVWVNREWERFFGTGIVKTTENFGSQSEFPSHPELLDWLAVEFMQPTMLPAVAGRKPHGWDMKALQKLILMSHTYRQSSVVSEKQIASDPENRWLSRASRFRLTGELLRDQALFVSGLLVDRIGGPSVRPYMPEGVWDETSKYGNLRGYKHDTGEGLYRRTLYTIWKRTAAPPTMLLFDAPNREVCTIKRSRTNTPLQALALLNEVTFVEAARALATRIITEGGDSASDRMTYGFRIITGRAPTSHESSVLLQGLNEDLTRFSNEPNAAREVIQQGESPVPANIPPEQLAAWTLTCNILMNLDEFVTRE; from the coding sequence ATGAATAAGTGGAAAAACACAAAACGCGGATGCATCCTCTGCACCCTTTCCATGATCTGCTCAGCCATTGCATCAGGTGCGGAAAAGGACATTCGCTTCAACCGCGATATAAAGCCCATACTCTCCGAGAACTGCTTTACCTGCCATGGCCCCGACGAAAACAAGAGGGCGGCTGGACTGAGACTGGATCAGTTCGAGGGCGCGACGGCCATTGCTGAATCCGGCGATGCTGCCATCGTGCCCGGAAAGCCAGAGAAAAGTGCGTTGATGCAGAGAATCCTTTCTGCGGATCCGGATTTGCGGATGCCGCCCGCGGACACGGGCAAACAGGTCAGCAGCGAACAGGTTGCCCTGTTGCAACGATGGATTCAGAACGGAGCGGAATATCGGGGACACTGGGCATTTCAACGCCCTGATCGGCCGGACATCCCAAACGTAGAATCAACCAACCACGAACTCCAGGTAAACGATTCTGCAAATCCCATCGATCGGTTTGTTCAGCAAAAGCTCGCGGAAGTCGGCCTGAAACATTCGCCTGAGGCAGATCGTATCAAGCTGATTCGTCGTGTCGCGCTGGATCTGACCGGTCTGCCGCCAACCCCGGAACAGGTAGAGGCTTATCTCAGCGATAAGTCACCGAATGCCTATGAATCCATGGTCGATCGCTATCTGACCTCGCCCGCCTATGGCGAACGTATGGCCATTTCATGGCTGGACTACGCGAGGTATGCAGACAGCAATGGTTTCCAAAGCGACGGAAGTCGTGATATCTGGGCGTGGCGGGACTGGGTGATTGATGCCTACAACAGCAACAAGCCATTCGACCAATTCACCATTGAGCAGCTTGCCGGCGATATGTTGCCGGACGCCACGCAGGAGCAAATCATCGCAACAGGTTTCAATCGCAATCATCGCCTGAACGGCGAAGGGGGCAGAATTGAAGCAGAGTGGTTCGTCGAAACTGTCATTGATCGCGTGGAAACGACGGGCCTGACCTGGATGGGCCTGACTTTAAACTGCTGCCGTTGCCACGACCACAAGTACGACCCGATTTCTCAGCGAGAATTCTATCAGCTGTTTGCATTCTTCAATTCGAATGACGAAAGCGGCGTTCTTGCTCCCCTTGGGAAAAATGGAGAAAACACGCCGCCCCTGCTGACCCTGACCACACCGGAATCAGAAGCACAGCTCGCTCGTCTGCATCAGAATCTCAGCAAAGCCAAAGCGATGCTGAAAGATGCAGAATCCCAGTTGCCGAAAGCACTGGAGGTCTGGGAACAATCAATGGCCGATCAATTGAATCAACCGGACATCTGGCAGCTTCAATCTCCTTCCAAGGTGGTTTCCGTCGGCGGCGCAGAATTCCAGGGGCTGGACGATGGTTCGTTTCTGGCGACGGGAAAGAACCCGCCACGCGATACCTACGAAATCGATATCCCGCTTTCAGATGCATTGGCGGAAGGGCAATCGCTGACAGGTTTCATGCTGGAGGTGATTCCTGACGAGAGACTGCCTAACAAGAGCCTTGGCCGAGGATCGAATGGGAATTTTGTTCTGACGGATGTTGTTGCTGAACTCTCCGCCCCAACACTCAAAAAACCGCTTCCCCTGAATGTGTCCCGTGCCGCGGCAGACTACGAACAACCCTCGTGGGCAGCGACTTCCGTGATTACCAGGCCCGTGACAAAGGGTTCTCCGCAACCCGCGAGGAAGGGATGGGCTGTTGATGGAAACGATCCGACGAAACGACTGAATCGTCGCCTCATGTTCGCTCTGGCTCAGCCGGTCAGCGTACCTGCCAATGCCACTCTGCATATCCAAATGCGGCACCAGTCACCCTATGCCGATCACAATGTTGGCCGATTCAGAATCTTCGTCAGTCAGGTCGACCCATCTCTGTTGGCTCCCGCCGGCAGCAATCTGGCTCCGGAAATTCGCGCTATTCTTACCACGTCCCGATCCCAGCGCACAACGCAACAGACGGCTGCGTTGCTGAAGTTCTTTCAGTCAAGTTCAGCCAGCCCTGTCGGCAAAGCAGAAGCCGCAGTAAAAGCGGCGGAAAAACAAGTGACGGATTATCGGGAGAGCCTTCCCACAACGATGGTGATGAAAGAACGCAGTCAACCCAGAGATGCCTTTGTGCTTTTACGCGGCGAATATGATCAGCCAGCAGAAAAGGTAGAACGCAGGCTTCCGTCATTCCTTCCTCCACTTCCCGAAGGCGAACCCGCCAATCGACTGGGACTCGCCAGATGGATCGTCAGTGAGGATAACCCACTGACCGCACGCGTCTGGGTCAATCGGGAATGGGAGAGGTTCTTCGGTACCGGAATCGTCAAGACGACGGAAAACTTTGGATCGCAGTCCGAATTCCCCAGCCACCCTGAACTGCTCGACTGGCTCGCCGTTGAATTCATGCAACCCACAATGCTTCCCGCAGTCGCTGGCAGGAAGCCGCATGGGTGGGACATGAAGGCGCTTCAGAAACTGATCCTGATGAGCCACACCTACCGGCAGTCTTCAGTCGTTTCAGAGAAGCAAATCGCATCGGACCCGGAAAACCGATGGCTGTCCCGCGCATCTCGATTCCGCCTGACCGGAGAATTATTGCGGGATCAGGCGCTCTTCGTCAGCGGATTGCTGGTTGACAGGATCGGTGGTCCCAGCGTGCGTCCTTACATGCCCGAGGGTGTCTGGGACGAAACCAGCAAATACGGCAATCTGCGCGGCTACAAACATGACACTGGCGAAGGTCTGTACCGCCGCACGCTTTACACCATCTGGAAACGTACTGCTGCACCGCCGACGATGTTGCTTTTCGATGCCCCGAACAGAGAAGTTTGCACCATCAAGCGATCTCGGACCAACACCCCGCTTCAGGCGCTGGCCCTTTTGAACGAAGTGACCTTCGTGGAAGCAGCACGGGCGCTTGCAACGCGTATCATTACGGAAGGTGGCGATTCAGCCTCAGACCGAATGACTTACGGGTTTCGCATCATCACCGGCCGTGCGCCAACATCACACGAATCATCGGTGCTGTTGCAGGGTTTGAACGAGGATCTCACTCGATTCAGCAACGAACCGAATGCCGCAAGAGAAGTCATACAGCAGGGCGAATCTCCCGTACCGGCGAATATCCCACCTGAACAACTGGCAGCATGGACCCTGACGTGTAACATCCTGATGAACCTGGATGAATTCGTCACGCGTGAATAG